From a region of the Arvicanthis niloticus isolate mArvNil1 chromosome 6, mArvNil1.pat.X, whole genome shotgun sequence genome:
- the Caskin1 gene encoding caskin-1 isoform X1: MGKEQELVQAVKAEDVGTAQRLLQRPRPGKAKLLGSTKKINVNFQDPDGFSALHHAALNGNTELISLLLEAQAAVDIKDNKGMRPLHYAAWQGRKEPMKLVLKAGSAVNVPSDEGHIPLHLAAQHGHYDVSEMLLQHQSNPCMVDNSGKTPLDLACEFGRVGVVQLLLSSNMCAALLEPRPGDTTDPNGTSPLHLAAKNGHIDIIRLLLQAGIDINRQTKSGTALHEAALCGKTEVVRLLLDSGINAQVRNTYSQTALDIVHQFTTSQASKEIKQLLREASAALQVRATKDYCNNYDLTSLNVKAGDIITVLEQHPDGRWKGCIHDNRTGNDRVGYFPSSLGEAIVKRAGSRTGSEPSPPQGGGSLGPSAPPEEIWVLRKPFAGGDRSGSLSSVAGGRSTGGHTLHAGSEGVKLLATVLSQKSVSESSPGDSPVKPPEGSSGAARSQPPAAHAGQVYGEQPPKKLESASASEGKSAEAVSQWLATFQLQLYAPNFTSAGYDLPTISRMTPEDLTAIGVTKPGHRKKITAEISGLDIPDWLPEHKPANLAVWLSMIGLAQYYKVLVDNGYENIDFITDITWEDLQEIGITKLGHQKKLMLAVRKLAELQKAEYSKYEGGPLHRKAPQSLEMMAIESPPPPEPAAAECQSPKMTTFQDSELSGELQAALSGPAEAGAAAAEKSSNHLPPTPRTTLRQESSLSGRARHMSSSQELLGDGPQGPGSPMSRSQEYLLDEGPAPGTPPKEVRSSRHGHSVKRASVPPVPGKPRQVLPSGPSHFTPPQTPTKAQPGSPQALGGPHGPATAKVKPTPQLLPPTDRPMSPRSLPQSPTHRGFAYVLPQPVEGEAGSPALGPAPPPVPAAVPTLCLPPEADIEPGRPKKRAHSLNRYAASDSEPERDDLLVPAAAGPYATVQRRVGRSHSVRAPAGSDKNVNRSQSFAVRPRKKGPPPPPPKRSSSAMASANLADEPAPDVETEDGRLGVRAQRRRASDLAGSVDTGSAGSVKSIAAMLELSSIGGGGRAIRRPPEGHPTPRPASPEPGRVATVLASVKHKEAIGPDGEVVNRRRTLSGPVTGLLATARRGPGEPAEQSHFMEDGTARQQLRGSAKGEASAEGPPLARVEASATLKRRIRAKQSQQENVRFILTESDTVKRRPKAKEPDTGPEPPPPLSVYQNGTATVRRRPASEQAGPPELPPPPPPAEPPPADLMQLPPLPLPDGNARKPVKPPVSPKPILAQPVSKIQGSPTPASKKVPLPGPGSPEVKRAHGTPPPVSPKPPPPPTAPKPAKSLAGLQSSSATPSPVPSPARQPPAALVKPASSPPSQSASPAKPPSPGTPALHVPAKPPRAAASSVVSGPPVASECASPGDSARQKLEETSACLAAALQAVEEKIRQEDGQGPRPSSIEEKSTGSILEDIGSMFDDLADQLDAMLE; the protein is encoded by the exons AGCTCCTGGGCTCTACCAAGAAGATCAATGTCAACTTCCAGGACCCGGATGG TTTCTCAGCCCTGCACCATGCCGCCCTGAATGGCAACACAGAATTGATCTCTCTGCTGCTGGAGGCCCAGGCTGCTGTAGACATCAAGGACAACAAAG GCATGCGGCCATTGCACTACGCGGCCTGGCAGGGCCGGAAGGAGCCCATGAAGCTGGTGCTGAAGGCGGGCTCAGCAGTAAATGTTCCATCTGATGAGGGCCACATACCGCTGCATTTGGCTGCCCAGCATGGTCACTATGATGTG TCAGAGATGCTACTACAGCATCAGTCCAACCCCTGCATGGTAGACAACTCCGGAAAGACACCTCTGGACCTGGCCTGTGAGTTCGGCCGCGTAGGG GTGGTCCAGCTGCTGTTAAGCAGTAACATGTGTGCTGCGTTGCTGGAGCCTCGGCCAGGGGACACCACTGACCCCAACGGCACCAGCCCCCTGCACCTGGCAGCCAAGAATGGCCACATCGACATCATCAG GCTCCTTCTTCAGGCTGGCATCGACATTAACCGCCAGACCAAATCTGGCACAGCCCTTCATGAGGCTGCACTCTGTGGGAAGACAGAAGTGGTTCGGCTACTGTTGGAT AGTGGGATCAATGCCCAGGTGAGGAACACCTACAGCCAGACAGCACTGGACATTGTCCACCAATTTACTACGTCCCAGGCCAGCAAGGAGATCAAGCAACTGCTTCGAG AGGCCTCAGCAGCTCTCCAGGTCCGGGCAACAAAGGATTACTGTAACAATTATGATCTGACCAGCCTGAATGTGAAGGCCGGTGACATTATCACG GTACTTGAACAGCATCCAGATGGTCGGTGGAAAGGCTGTATCCATGACAACCGGACTGGCAATGACAGGGTGGGCTACTTCCCATCCTCCCTGGGGGAGGCTATCGTCAAGCGAGCAG GTTCCCGGACAGGCAGCGAGCCAAGCCCACCCCAGGGAGGTGGCTCATTGGGTCCCTCTGCACCCCCGGAAGAGATCTGGGTGCTGAGGAAGCCTTTTGCAG GTGGAGATCGCAGTGGCAGCTTGAGCAGTGTGGCTGGGGGCAGGAGTACTGGGGGTCACACCCTGCATGCAGGCTCGGAAGGAGTTAAG CTCCTGGCAACTGTGCTTTCCCAGAAGTCAGTCTCTGAGTCCAGCCCAGGAGATAGCCCGGTCAAGCCTCCAGAGGGCTCTTCAG GTGCTGCCCGGTCCCAGCCTCCAGCAGCCCATGCTGGGCAGGTATATGGGGAGCAGCCACCCAAGAAGCTGGAATCGGCCTCAGCCTCTGAGGGCAAG AGTGCTGAGGCAGTCAGTCAGTGGCTTGCCACATTCCAGCTACAGCTCTATGCCCCCAACTTCACCAGTGCTGGCTATGACCTGCCCACCATCAGTCGTATGACCCCTGAG GACCTCACAGCCATTGGTGTTACCAAGCCAGGCCACCGTAAGAAGATTACGGCGGAGATCAGCGGCCTGGACATCCCTGACTGGCTGCCTGAACACAAACCC GCTAACCTGGCTGTGTGGCTGTCAATGATTGGTCTGGCCCAGTATTATAAGGTGCTGGTTGACAACGGCTATGAGAACATTGATTTCATCACTGACATCACTTGGGAGGACCTGCAGGAGATCGGCATCACCAAGCTGG GACACCAAAAGAAGCTGATGCTGGCGGTGAGGAAACTGGCAGAGCTGCAAAAGGCAGAATACTCCAAGTATGAGGGGGGACCCCTACACCGAAAGGCACCCCAATCACTTGAAATGATGGCCATCGAGTCGCCGCCCCCACCTGAGCCTGCTGCAGCAGAGTGCCAATCTCCCAAGATGACCACCTTCCAGGACAGTGAACTCAGTGGTGAGCTGCAGGCTGCCCTGTCTGGCCCAGCTGAAGCAGGTGCAGCTGCTGCTGAGAAATCCTCCAACCACCTGCCACCCACTCCGAGGACAACCTTGCGACAGGAGTCCAGCCTGAGTGGACGGGCTCGGCACATGAGCAGCTCTCAGGAGCTGCTGGGTGACGGGCCTCAAGGGCCTGGCAGTCCTATGTCACGAAGTCAGGAATACTTGCTGGATGAGGGCCCAGCTCCTGGCACCCCACCCAAGGAGGTGCGATCTAGCCGCCATGGCCACAGTGTCAAGAGGGCCAGCGTGCCCCCGGTGCCCGGCAAGCCACGACAGGTCCTTCCATCCGGTCCCAGCCACTTCACACCCCCACAGACACCCACCAAAGCTCAGCCAGGCTCCCCTCAGGCCCTTGGGGGACCTCATGGTCCAGCCACAGCCAAGGTGAAGCCTACCCCACAGCTGCTACCACCAACAGACCGACCCATGTCACCCCGCTCCCTGCCTCAGTCACCCACACACCGTGGCTTTGCCTATGTACTGCCCCAGCCAGTTGAGGGCGAGGCAGGGTCACCTGCTCTGGGCCCTGCTCCCCCACCAGTACCAGCAGCTGTGCCCACATTATGCTTGCCCCCAGAAGCTGATATAGAGCCTGGGCGGCCCAAGAAACGTGCCCACAGCTTGAATCGCTATGCAGCGTCTGACAGTGAGCCGGAGAGGGATGATCTGTTGgtgcctgctgctgctggacCCTATGCCACGGTCCAGCGGCGTGTGGGTCGGAGCCACTCAGTGAGGGCTCCTGCTGGCTCTGACAAGAATGTTAACCGCAGTCAGTCCTTTGCTGTGCGGCCACGCAAGAAGGGGCCCCCACCACCTCCACCCAAACGCTCCAGCTCGGCCATGGCCAGTGCCAACCTAGCTGATGAGCCAGCTCCAGATGTTGAGACCGAGGATGGCCGGCTGGGGGTCAGGGCACAACGCCGGCGGGCTAGTGACCTTGCTGGCAGTGTGGACACAGGCAGTGCTGGCAGTGTGAAGAGCATTGCAGCCATGTTGGAGCTGTCTTCCATTGGGGGCGGGGGCCGGGCTATTCGCCGGCCCCCGGAAGGCCACCCCACACCTCGTCCTGCCAGTCCAGAGCCGGGCCGAGTAGCTACTGTGTTGGCCTCTGTGAAGCACAAAGAGGCCATTGGGCCTGACGGTGAAGTGGTGAACCGGCGCCGTACACTCAGTGGCCCAGTCACTGGACTTTTGGCCACTGCTCGCCGGGGACCTGGGGAACCTGCAGAGCAGAGTCATTTTATGGAAGATGGCACAGCCCGACAACAGCTTCGAGGTTCAGCTAAGGGTGAGGCAAGTGCAGAGGGTCCTCCCCTTGCCCGGGTAGAGGCCAGTGCCACGCTCAAGAGGCGCATCCGGGCCAAGCAGAGCCAACAAGAGAATGTCAGGTTCATCCTGACAGAGTCTGACACAGTCAAGCGCAGGCCTAAGGCAAAGGAGCCTGACACTGGGCCTGAGCCACCCCCACCACTGTCTGTGTATCAGAATGGCACAGCCACCGTTCGCAGACGGCCAGCTTCAGAGCAGGCTGGGCCCCCAGAgctgccccctcctcctccacctgctGAGCCCCCACCTGCTGACCTGATGCAGctgcctcctctgcccctgcctgaTGGCAATGCACGGAAGCCCGTGAAGCCACCCGTCTCTCCCAAGCCCATTCTGGCTCAGCCTGTGTCCAAGATCCAGGGCTCACCTACACCTGCCTCCAAGAAGGTGCCACTGCCAGGCCCTGGCAGCCCAG AGGTAAAGCGTGCTCACGGAACGCCACCGCCCGTGTCACCCAAGCCTCCGCCGCCACCTACAGCACCCAAGCCAGCCAAGTCTTTGGCGGGACTACAGTCCAGCAGCGCCACCCCCTCACCTGTGCCCTCACCGGCGCGTCAGCCGCCAGCAGCCCTCGTCAAGCCAGCTAGCTCGCCGCCCTCACAGAGCGCCAGCCCCGCCAAGCCCCCTTCCCCAGGGACACCCGCGCTGCACGTACCCGCCAAGCCCCCTCGCGCTGCTGCTTCTTCAGTGGTCTCCGGACCCCCAGTAGCTTCAGAGTGTGCTTCGCCTGGGGACAGCGCTCGGCAGAAGCTGGAAGAGACTAGCGCGTGTTTGGCTGCAGCACTGCAGGCAGTGGAGGAGAAGATCAGGCAGGAGGATGGACAAGGTCCTCG CCCCTCCTCCATTGAGGAGAAGAGCACTGGCAGCATCCTGGAAGACATCGGCAGCATGTTCGACGACCTGGCCGACCAGCTGGACGCCATGCTAGAGTGA
- the Caskin1 gene encoding caskin-1 isoform X2, translating into MGKEQELVQAVKAEDVGTAQRLLQRPRPGKAKLLGSTKKINVNFQDPDGFSALHHAALNGNTELISLLLEAQAAVDIKDNKGMRPLHYAAWQGRKEPMKLVLKAGSAVNVPSDEGHIPLHLAAQHGHYDVSEMLLQHQSNPCMVDNSGKTPLDLACEFGRVGVVQLLLSSNMCAALLEPRPGDTTDPNGTSPLHLAAKNGHIDIIRLLLQAGIDINRQTKSGTALHEAALCGKTEVVRLLLDSGINAQVRNTYSQTALDIVHQFTTSQASKEIKQLLREASAALQVRATKDYCNNYDLTSLNVKAGDIITVLEQHPDGRWKGCIHDNRTGNDRVGYFPSSLGEAIVKRAGSRTGSEPSPPQGGGSLGPSAPPEEIWVLRKPFAGGDRSGSLSSVAGGRSTGGHTLHAGSEGVKLLATVLSQKSVSESSPGDSPVKPPEGSSGAARSQPPAAHAGQVYGEQPPKKLESASASEGKANLAVWLSMIGLAQYYKVLVDNGYENIDFITDITWEDLQEIGITKLGHQKKLMLAVRKLAELQKAEYSKYEGGPLHRKAPQSLEMMAIESPPPPEPAAAECQSPKMTTFQDSELSGELQAALSGPAEAGAAAAEKSSNHLPPTPRTTLRQESSLSGRARHMSSSQELLGDGPQGPGSPMSRSQEYLLDEGPAPGTPPKEVRSSRHGHSVKRASVPPVPGKPRQVLPSGPSHFTPPQTPTKAQPGSPQALGGPHGPATAKVKPTPQLLPPTDRPMSPRSLPQSPTHRGFAYVLPQPVEGEAGSPALGPAPPPVPAAVPTLCLPPEADIEPGRPKKRAHSLNRYAASDSEPERDDLLVPAAAGPYATVQRRVGRSHSVRAPAGSDKNVNRSQSFAVRPRKKGPPPPPPKRSSSAMASANLADEPAPDVETEDGRLGVRAQRRRASDLAGSVDTGSAGSVKSIAAMLELSSIGGGGRAIRRPPEGHPTPRPASPEPGRVATVLASVKHKEAIGPDGEVVNRRRTLSGPVTGLLATARRGPGEPAEQSHFMEDGTARQQLRGSAKGEASAEGPPLARVEASATLKRRIRAKQSQQENVRFILTESDTVKRRPKAKEPDTGPEPPPPLSVYQNGTATVRRRPASEQAGPPELPPPPPPAEPPPADLMQLPPLPLPDGNARKPVKPPVSPKPILAQPVSKIQGSPTPASKKVPLPGPGSPEVKRAHGTPPPVSPKPPPPPTAPKPAKSLAGLQSSSATPSPVPSPARQPPAALVKPASSPPSQSASPAKPPSPGTPALHVPAKPPRAAASSVVSGPPVASECASPGDSARQKLEETSACLAAALQAVEEKIRQEDGQGPRPSSIEEKSTGSILEDIGSMFDDLADQLDAMLE; encoded by the exons AGCTCCTGGGCTCTACCAAGAAGATCAATGTCAACTTCCAGGACCCGGATGG TTTCTCAGCCCTGCACCATGCCGCCCTGAATGGCAACACAGAATTGATCTCTCTGCTGCTGGAGGCCCAGGCTGCTGTAGACATCAAGGACAACAAAG GCATGCGGCCATTGCACTACGCGGCCTGGCAGGGCCGGAAGGAGCCCATGAAGCTGGTGCTGAAGGCGGGCTCAGCAGTAAATGTTCCATCTGATGAGGGCCACATACCGCTGCATTTGGCTGCCCAGCATGGTCACTATGATGTG TCAGAGATGCTACTACAGCATCAGTCCAACCCCTGCATGGTAGACAACTCCGGAAAGACACCTCTGGACCTGGCCTGTGAGTTCGGCCGCGTAGGG GTGGTCCAGCTGCTGTTAAGCAGTAACATGTGTGCTGCGTTGCTGGAGCCTCGGCCAGGGGACACCACTGACCCCAACGGCACCAGCCCCCTGCACCTGGCAGCCAAGAATGGCCACATCGACATCATCAG GCTCCTTCTTCAGGCTGGCATCGACATTAACCGCCAGACCAAATCTGGCACAGCCCTTCATGAGGCTGCACTCTGTGGGAAGACAGAAGTGGTTCGGCTACTGTTGGAT AGTGGGATCAATGCCCAGGTGAGGAACACCTACAGCCAGACAGCACTGGACATTGTCCACCAATTTACTACGTCCCAGGCCAGCAAGGAGATCAAGCAACTGCTTCGAG AGGCCTCAGCAGCTCTCCAGGTCCGGGCAACAAAGGATTACTGTAACAATTATGATCTGACCAGCCTGAATGTGAAGGCCGGTGACATTATCACG GTACTTGAACAGCATCCAGATGGTCGGTGGAAAGGCTGTATCCATGACAACCGGACTGGCAATGACAGGGTGGGCTACTTCCCATCCTCCCTGGGGGAGGCTATCGTCAAGCGAGCAG GTTCCCGGACAGGCAGCGAGCCAAGCCCACCCCAGGGAGGTGGCTCATTGGGTCCCTCTGCACCCCCGGAAGAGATCTGGGTGCTGAGGAAGCCTTTTGCAG GTGGAGATCGCAGTGGCAGCTTGAGCAGTGTGGCTGGGGGCAGGAGTACTGGGGGTCACACCCTGCATGCAGGCTCGGAAGGAGTTAAG CTCCTGGCAACTGTGCTTTCCCAGAAGTCAGTCTCTGAGTCCAGCCCAGGAGATAGCCCGGTCAAGCCTCCAGAGGGCTCTTCAG GTGCTGCCCGGTCCCAGCCTCCAGCAGCCCATGCTGGGCAGGTATATGGGGAGCAGCCACCCAAGAAGCTGGAATCGGCCTCAGCCTCTGAGGGCAAG GCTAACCTGGCTGTGTGGCTGTCAATGATTGGTCTGGCCCAGTATTATAAGGTGCTGGTTGACAACGGCTATGAGAACATTGATTTCATCACTGACATCACTTGGGAGGACCTGCAGGAGATCGGCATCACCAAGCTGG GACACCAAAAGAAGCTGATGCTGGCGGTGAGGAAACTGGCAGAGCTGCAAAAGGCAGAATACTCCAAGTATGAGGGGGGACCCCTACACCGAAAGGCACCCCAATCACTTGAAATGATGGCCATCGAGTCGCCGCCCCCACCTGAGCCTGCTGCAGCAGAGTGCCAATCTCCCAAGATGACCACCTTCCAGGACAGTGAACTCAGTGGTGAGCTGCAGGCTGCCCTGTCTGGCCCAGCTGAAGCAGGTGCAGCTGCTGCTGAGAAATCCTCCAACCACCTGCCACCCACTCCGAGGACAACCTTGCGACAGGAGTCCAGCCTGAGTGGACGGGCTCGGCACATGAGCAGCTCTCAGGAGCTGCTGGGTGACGGGCCTCAAGGGCCTGGCAGTCCTATGTCACGAAGTCAGGAATACTTGCTGGATGAGGGCCCAGCTCCTGGCACCCCACCCAAGGAGGTGCGATCTAGCCGCCATGGCCACAGTGTCAAGAGGGCCAGCGTGCCCCCGGTGCCCGGCAAGCCACGACAGGTCCTTCCATCCGGTCCCAGCCACTTCACACCCCCACAGACACCCACCAAAGCTCAGCCAGGCTCCCCTCAGGCCCTTGGGGGACCTCATGGTCCAGCCACAGCCAAGGTGAAGCCTACCCCACAGCTGCTACCACCAACAGACCGACCCATGTCACCCCGCTCCCTGCCTCAGTCACCCACACACCGTGGCTTTGCCTATGTACTGCCCCAGCCAGTTGAGGGCGAGGCAGGGTCACCTGCTCTGGGCCCTGCTCCCCCACCAGTACCAGCAGCTGTGCCCACATTATGCTTGCCCCCAGAAGCTGATATAGAGCCTGGGCGGCCCAAGAAACGTGCCCACAGCTTGAATCGCTATGCAGCGTCTGACAGTGAGCCGGAGAGGGATGATCTGTTGgtgcctgctgctgctggacCCTATGCCACGGTCCAGCGGCGTGTGGGTCGGAGCCACTCAGTGAGGGCTCCTGCTGGCTCTGACAAGAATGTTAACCGCAGTCAGTCCTTTGCTGTGCGGCCACGCAAGAAGGGGCCCCCACCACCTCCACCCAAACGCTCCAGCTCGGCCATGGCCAGTGCCAACCTAGCTGATGAGCCAGCTCCAGATGTTGAGACCGAGGATGGCCGGCTGGGGGTCAGGGCACAACGCCGGCGGGCTAGTGACCTTGCTGGCAGTGTGGACACAGGCAGTGCTGGCAGTGTGAAGAGCATTGCAGCCATGTTGGAGCTGTCTTCCATTGGGGGCGGGGGCCGGGCTATTCGCCGGCCCCCGGAAGGCCACCCCACACCTCGTCCTGCCAGTCCAGAGCCGGGCCGAGTAGCTACTGTGTTGGCCTCTGTGAAGCACAAAGAGGCCATTGGGCCTGACGGTGAAGTGGTGAACCGGCGCCGTACACTCAGTGGCCCAGTCACTGGACTTTTGGCCACTGCTCGCCGGGGACCTGGGGAACCTGCAGAGCAGAGTCATTTTATGGAAGATGGCACAGCCCGACAACAGCTTCGAGGTTCAGCTAAGGGTGAGGCAAGTGCAGAGGGTCCTCCCCTTGCCCGGGTAGAGGCCAGTGCCACGCTCAAGAGGCGCATCCGGGCCAAGCAGAGCCAACAAGAGAATGTCAGGTTCATCCTGACAGAGTCTGACACAGTCAAGCGCAGGCCTAAGGCAAAGGAGCCTGACACTGGGCCTGAGCCACCCCCACCACTGTCTGTGTATCAGAATGGCACAGCCACCGTTCGCAGACGGCCAGCTTCAGAGCAGGCTGGGCCCCCAGAgctgccccctcctcctccacctgctGAGCCCCCACCTGCTGACCTGATGCAGctgcctcctctgcccctgcctgaTGGCAATGCACGGAAGCCCGTGAAGCCACCCGTCTCTCCCAAGCCCATTCTGGCTCAGCCTGTGTCCAAGATCCAGGGCTCACCTACACCTGCCTCCAAGAAGGTGCCACTGCCAGGCCCTGGCAGCCCAG AGGTAAAGCGTGCTCACGGAACGCCACCGCCCGTGTCACCCAAGCCTCCGCCGCCACCTACAGCACCCAAGCCAGCCAAGTCTTTGGCGGGACTACAGTCCAGCAGCGCCACCCCCTCACCTGTGCCCTCACCGGCGCGTCAGCCGCCAGCAGCCCTCGTCAAGCCAGCTAGCTCGCCGCCCTCACAGAGCGCCAGCCCCGCCAAGCCCCCTTCCCCAGGGACACCCGCGCTGCACGTACCCGCCAAGCCCCCTCGCGCTGCTGCTTCTTCAGTGGTCTCCGGACCCCCAGTAGCTTCAGAGTGTGCTTCGCCTGGGGACAGCGCTCGGCAGAAGCTGGAAGAGACTAGCGCGTGTTTGGCTGCAGCACTGCAGGCAGTGGAGGAGAAGATCAGGCAGGAGGATGGACAAGGTCCTCG CCCCTCCTCCATTGAGGAGAAGAGCACTGGCAGCATCCTGGAAGACATCGGCAGCATGTTCGACGACCTGGCCGACCAGCTGGACGCCATGCTAGAGTGA